Proteins encoded in a region of the Panicum hallii strain FIL2 chromosome 3, PHallii_v3.1, whole genome shotgun sequence genome:
- the LOC112886066 gene encoding myosin-7B-like, with product MAKKKSAAAAAANGNGNGNHAAAEEVPPAKAAEGAPAPDARDWKAEQLKALNTMLLKEATERRGQVAALTARLDELCADDAALAAAERAVAQAALAAPLRAAADEVDALRARLAAVQGSLRDAEARAAREAADRGEADARLEEAAAERARSLKLLREKEAEVAAVSNKVARLEAVVAELEGKNSDLFGEKGELVEKLEEAKEAVRMVSSEKAAVERSLQEFRKAAEAYRVEMEGKVKAKVEELKVLGAKKAEIEARVESLEAELAAAVAKKGELEAEVVAKKRESDLVKGENDKLQSEVVAAEKRHNVAVAEVESLRMELGTLVAAKEAAAKAFDAEKARLVGELEGLKRKLEEIQADKEAAQAANRVKDAQAGKLRAELEELHTSMSKLQASCDDLDIKRSCLHNEKNSVLKALDAEKAEAVKLRSKIEELEKCNGKKDGDIGKLKVALEEKKGTIDTLSKDVELLQLAVAEAQKRKKGGIWTWLYAATTTMVAAISFIYATRSH from the coding sequence atgGCCAAGAAgaaatccgccgccgccgccgccgccaacggCAACGGCAACGGCAACCACGCCGCCGCGGAGGAGGTGCCGCCGGCGAAGGCCGCGGagggcgcgccggcgccggatgCGCGGGACTGGAAGGCGGAGCAGCTGAAGGCGCTCAACACCATGCTGCTCAAGGAGGCGACGGAGCggcgggggcaggtggcggcgctCACGGCGCGCCTCGACGAGCTCTGCGCTGACGACGCGGCGCTGGCCGCCGCCGAGCGCGCCGTGGCGCaggccgcgctcgccgcgccgctgcgcgccgccgccgacgaggtCGACGCGCTCCgggcccgcctcgccgccgtccagGGGTCGCTCCGGGacgcggaggcgcgggcggcgcgggaggcggcggaCAGGGGCGAGGCCGACGCGCGGCTCGAGGAGGCCGCCGCGGAGAGGGCGCGGTCGCTGAAGCTGCTCCGGGAGAAggaggcggaggtggcggcggtgtcCAACAAGGTCGCGAGATTGGAGGCCGTGGTGGCGGAGCTGGAGGGCAAGAACTCCGATCTGTTTGGTGAGAAAGGCGAGCTGGTGGAGAAGTTGGAGGAGGCCAAGGAGGCTGTTAGGATGGTGTCCAGCGagaaggcggcggtggagaggaGCTTGCAGGAGTTCAGGAAGGCGGCTGAGGCTTATCGGGTGGAAATggagggcaaggtgaaggcgaAAGTGGAGGAATTGAAGGTGCTGGGTGCCAAAAAGGCTGAGATCGAGGCGAGGGTGGAGTCATTGGAGGcggagctggcggcggcggtggctaaGAAAGGGGAACTGGAGGCTGaggtggtggccaagaagaGGGAGTCTGATTTGGTGAAGGGAGAAAATGACAAGCTTCAGTCCGAGGTTGTGGCTGCCGAGAAGAGGCACAATGTTGCTGTTGCAGAGGTTGAAAGTCTCAGGATGGAATTGGGCACATTGGTGGCAGCGAAAGAGGCTGCTGCTAAGGCATTTGATGCTGAGAAGGCTAGACTTGTGGGGGAATTGGAGGGGCTGAAGAGGAAGTTGGAGGAAATCCAGGCTGACAAGGAAGCAGCTCAGGCAGCGAATCGTGTGAAGGATGCTCAGGCCGGTAAGCTGAGGGCCGAATTGGAGGAGCTCCACACCTCCATGTCCAAGCTCCAAGCTTCCTGCGATGATCTTGACATAAAGCGTTCATGCCTGCACAATGAGAAGAATTCAGTTCTGAAGGCTTTGGATGCTGAGAAGGCTGAAGCAGTAAAGCTGAGGTCGAAAATTGAGGAGCTCGAGAAGTGCAATGGGAAGAAGGATGGCGACATTGGGAAGCTGAAGGTGGCATTGGAGGAGAAGAAGGGGACGATTGATACCCTGAGCAAGGATGTCGAGCTGCTGCAACTCGCAGTGGCTGAGGCTCAGAAGAGGAAGAAGGGTGGCATCTGGACATGGCTGTATGCTGCCACCACAACCATGGTGGCTGCTATCTCCTTCATCTATGCCACCAGGTCCCACTGA